The Georgenia faecalis genome includes a window with the following:
- a CDS encoding 3-isopropylmalate dehydrogenase yields the protein MTRSIDVAVVAGDGIGPEVTAEGLKVLDAVLAGSGTTVRTTPFDLGAARWHRTGETLPDADLEAIRGHDAILLGAVGDPGVPSGVLERGLLLKLRFALDHYVNLRPSRLFPGVATPLAAPGEVDFVVVREGTEGPYVGNGGAIRVGTPHEVANEVSVNTAFGVERVVRDAFARATARPRKQLTLVHKHNVLVHAGHLWRRTVEAVGADFPDVTVDYVHVDAAMIYLVTNPSRFDVIVTDNLFGDIVTDLAAAITGGIGLAASGNVNPDRTTPSMFEPVHGSAPDIAGQGKADPTAAVLSVALMLEHLGLADEARRIETAVAADLAARGTAVRSTAEVGDALAAAV from the coding sequence ATGACGCGCAGCATCGATGTGGCAGTGGTGGCGGGCGACGGGATCGGTCCGGAGGTGACGGCCGAGGGCCTCAAGGTGCTCGACGCGGTCCTCGCCGGCTCCGGCACGACCGTGCGGACCACGCCCTTCGACCTGGGTGCGGCGCGCTGGCACCGCACCGGGGAGACCCTCCCCGACGCCGACCTCGAGGCCATCCGCGGCCACGACGCGATCCTCCTCGGCGCCGTCGGCGACCCGGGCGTGCCCAGCGGGGTGCTCGAACGCGGGCTGCTCCTCAAGCTCCGCTTCGCGCTCGACCACTACGTCAACCTCCGCCCCTCCCGGCTGTTCCCCGGCGTCGCGACGCCGCTCGCCGCGCCCGGCGAGGTCGACTTCGTCGTCGTGCGCGAGGGGACCGAGGGCCCCTACGTCGGCAACGGTGGCGCGATCCGCGTCGGGACCCCGCACGAGGTCGCCAACGAGGTGAGCGTCAACACCGCCTTCGGCGTCGAGCGCGTCGTCCGTGACGCCTTCGCGCGGGCGACGGCCCGGCCCCGCAAGCAGCTCACCCTTGTCCACAAGCACAACGTCCTCGTCCACGCGGGCCACCTGTGGCGGCGCACGGTCGAGGCGGTCGGCGCCGATTTCCCCGACGTCACGGTCGACTACGTCCACGTCGACGCGGCGATGATCTACCTGGTGACGAACCCGTCGCGCTTCGACGTCATCGTCACCGACAACCTCTTCGGGGACATCGTCACCGACCTCGCCGCGGCGATCACCGGCGGCATCGGGCTTGCCGCGTCGGGGAACGTCAACCCCGACCGCACGACGCCGAGCATGTTCGAGCCGGTCCACGGGTCCGCCCCGGACATCGCCGGCCAGGGCAAGGCGGACCCGACGGCCGCCGTCCTGTCGGTGGCGCTCATGCTCGAGCACCTGGGCCTCGCCGACGAGGCGCGCCGCATCGAGACCGCCGTCGCGGCGGACCTCGCCGCGCGTGGCACCGCGGTACGGAGCACCGCCGAGGTCGGGGACGCGCTCGCCGCAGCCGTCTGA
- a CDS encoding branched-chain amino acid aminotransferase → MSTQPDVVDAGAAYTVLPSSSPCTSEERATALADLRFGVTFTDHMARATWTPDAQWHAHRVERFAPLQLSPAASVLHYAQEIFEGLKAYRHSDGSVWSFRPEVNARRFAASARRLAMPELPVADFLGSLTALVETDLEWVPASDGASLYLRPFMIATEPFLGVRPSHVYDYVVIASPVGPYFAHGFQPVSIWVAQDYHRAGPGGTGAAKFGGNYAASLLPQQAAHAHGFDQVCFLDAATGANLEELGGMNVFVVGADGRVSTPALTGSILEGVTRSSILQLLAEDGCDVAETQIPLADLLAGIRSGEVREVFACGTAAVVTPIGRLAGEGFDVTVGDGGPGPVTEGLYRRLTDIQFGRAADQHGWMRQLV, encoded by the coding sequence ATGAGCACCCAGCCGGACGTCGTCGACGCCGGGGCGGCCTACACCGTCCTGCCCAGCTCGAGCCCGTGCACCTCCGAGGAGCGCGCGACGGCGCTGGCGGACCTGCGCTTCGGCGTGACGTTCACCGACCACATGGCCCGCGCGACGTGGACGCCGGACGCCCAGTGGCACGCGCACCGCGTCGAACGGTTCGCGCCGCTGCAGCTGTCCCCCGCGGCGTCCGTCCTCCACTACGCGCAGGAGATCTTCGAGGGGCTCAAGGCCTACCGGCACTCCGACGGGTCGGTGTGGTCCTTCCGCCCCGAGGTCAACGCGCGCCGGTTCGCCGCATCCGCGCGGCGCCTGGCCATGCCCGAGCTCCCGGTCGCCGACTTCCTCGGCTCCCTCACCGCGCTCGTGGAGACCGACCTCGAGTGGGTGCCCGCCAGCGACGGCGCCAGCCTGTACCTGCGGCCCTTCATGATCGCCACCGAGCCGTTCCTCGGCGTGCGTCCCTCGCACGTCTACGACTACGTCGTCATCGCCTCTCCGGTCGGCCCGTACTTCGCGCACGGCTTCCAGCCGGTCTCGATCTGGGTCGCGCAGGACTACCACCGCGCGGGTCCCGGTGGCACCGGCGCCGCGAAGTTCGGCGGCAACTACGCGGCGAGCCTGCTGCCGCAGCAGGCCGCGCACGCCCACGGCTTCGACCAGGTGTGCTTCCTCGACGCCGCCACCGGTGCGAACCTCGAGGAGCTCGGCGGCATGAACGTCTTCGTCGTCGGGGCGGACGGGCGCGTGAGCACCCCGGCCCTCACCGGCTCCATCCTCGAGGGGGTCACCCGCTCGTCGATCCTCCAGCTCCTCGCCGAGGACGGCTGCGACGTCGCCGAGACGCAGATCCCGCTCGCCGACCTGCTCGCCGGCATCCGCAGCGGCGAGGTCCGTGAGGTCTTCGCGTGCGGCACGGCCGCCGTGGTGACGCCCATCGGCCGGCTCGCGGGCGAGGGGTTCGACGTCACGGTCGGCGACGGCGGCCCGGGCCCCGTCACCGAGGGGCTCTACCGCCGGCTCACCGACATCCAGTTCGGGCGGGCGGCGGACCAGCACGGCTGGATGCGCCAGCTCGTCTGA
- the cimA gene encoding citramalate synthase yields the protein MSTTTNADAATDGPTVEVYDTTLRDGAQQEGMNLSVADKLAIAPLLDELGVGYIEGGWPGAIPKDTEFFARAAKELELRHARFAAFGATCKPGTQPHADPQVRALVDSGAPVVTLVAKSDIRHVERALRTDGAENLRMIAETVRYLREADRDVILDAEHFFDGYRFDADYATAAIRTALDAGARVAVLCDTNGGMLPHWVGEVVAEVRGQVDGLLGIHAHNDTGCAVANTIAAVEAGARHVQGTVNGYGERTGNADLVTVVANLELKLAAPVLAGGGLREASRLSHAISEITNISPYGRQPYVGASAFAHKAGLHASAIRVDPDLYQHVDPVAVGNDMRMLVSDMAGRASIELKGRELGIDLSGRSDVLGRVTERVKDAEAQGYTFDAADASFELLLREELTGTRPTYFGVESWRASVQSLPGHSSITMAEATVKLHTGQGRVVRTGEGNGPVNALDHALREALIDVYPELEEFELIDFKVRILDTMSGTDAVTRVLIETTDGVHTWSTVGVGPDIIEASWEALVDSVVYGLLHAEVAPR from the coding sequence ATGAGCACGACGACGAACGCGGACGCCGCCACCGACGGTCCCACCGTCGAGGTCTACGACACGACCCTGCGCGACGGCGCCCAGCAGGAGGGCATGAACCTCTCGGTCGCCGACAAGCTGGCGATCGCCCCGCTCCTCGACGAGCTCGGCGTGGGCTACATCGAGGGCGGCTGGCCGGGCGCCATCCCCAAGGACACGGAGTTCTTCGCGCGCGCCGCGAAGGAGCTCGAGCTGCGTCACGCGCGGTTCGCGGCCTTCGGCGCGACGTGCAAGCCGGGGACCCAGCCCCACGCCGACCCGCAGGTCCGCGCCCTCGTCGACTCCGGCGCGCCCGTCGTCACGCTCGTCGCCAAGAGCGACATCCGCCACGTCGAGCGTGCGCTGCGGACCGACGGCGCGGAGAACCTCCGGATGATCGCCGAGACGGTCCGCTACCTGCGCGAGGCGGACCGCGACGTCATCCTCGACGCCGAGCACTTCTTCGACGGGTACCGGTTCGACGCCGACTACGCCACGGCGGCCATCCGTACCGCGCTCGACGCCGGTGCGCGGGTAGCGGTCCTGTGCGACACCAACGGCGGCATGCTGCCCCACTGGGTCGGCGAGGTCGTCGCCGAGGTGCGCGGCCAGGTCGACGGGCTGCTGGGCATCCACGCCCACAACGACACCGGCTGCGCCGTCGCCAACACCATCGCCGCCGTCGAGGCCGGGGCGCGGCACGTCCAGGGCACCGTCAACGGCTACGGCGAGCGGACGGGAAACGCGGACCTCGTCACCGTCGTCGCCAACCTCGAGCTCAAGCTCGCCGCGCCCGTGCTCGCGGGCGGTGGGCTGCGGGAGGCCAGCCGCCTGTCCCACGCGATCAGCGAGATCACCAACATCAGCCCGTACGGGCGCCAGCCGTACGTCGGCGCGAGCGCCTTCGCCCACAAGGCGGGGCTGCACGCCAGCGCCATCCGGGTGGACCCGGACCTCTACCAGCACGTCGACCCCGTCGCCGTCGGCAACGACATGCGCATGCTCGTCTCCGACATGGCCGGACGGGCCAGCATCGAGCTCAAGGGGCGCGAGCTCGGCATCGACCTGTCGGGGCGTTCCGACGTCCTCGGCCGCGTCACCGAGCGGGTCAAGGACGCCGAGGCGCAGGGGTACACCTTCGACGCCGCCGACGCCTCCTTCGAGCTGCTGCTGCGGGAGGAGCTCACCGGCACCCGCCCGACCTACTTCGGCGTCGAGAGCTGGCGGGCGAGCGTGCAGAGCCTGCCCGGGCACTCGAGCATCACCATGGCCGAGGCGACCGTGAAGCTCCACACCGGGCAGGGCCGCGTGGTGCGCACCGGTGAGGGCAACGGGCCGGTCAACGCCCTCGACCATGCCCTGCGCGAGGCGCTCATCGACGTCTACCCCGAGCTCGAGGAGTTCGAGCTCATCGACTTCAAGGTGCGGATCCTCGACACCATGTCCGGCACGGACGCCGTTACGCGCGTCCTCATCGAGACCACGGACGGCGTCCACACGTGGAGCACGGTGGGCGTCGGGCCCGACATCATCGAGGCGAGCTGGGAGGCCCTCGTCGACTCGGTGGTCTACGGCCTGCTCCATGCGGAGGTCGCACCGCGATGA
- a CDS encoding GNAT family N-acetyltransferase → MTAPVRGRLANAVVELRPLEPTDASALFAALDHDEVWAYGYGGREARPRDVTGMEQYMARRLTGGTGGGVAWAVVRCEDGRLVGTSTLGDIDLPNEAAHLGWTAYDPAVWGTTINPATKLAILTHAFEGCGLGRVKFLVDDRNLRSQAAVARLGAVREGVLRRHRPRRDGTWRNSVVFSVIVDEWPAVRAGLERRLGRTGTPRP, encoded by the coding sequence GTGACCGCGCCCGTGCGGGGGCGGCTCGCGAACGCCGTCGTCGAGCTGCGACCGCTGGAGCCGACGGATGCCTCGGCCCTGTTCGCCGCGCTGGACCATGACGAGGTGTGGGCCTACGGGTACGGCGGGCGGGAGGCGCGCCCCCGGGACGTCACCGGCATGGAGCAGTACATGGCGCGCCGGCTCACCGGGGGCACCGGTGGGGGCGTGGCGTGGGCCGTGGTCCGGTGCGAGGACGGCCGGCTCGTCGGTACGTCGACGTTGGGGGACATCGACCTGCCCAACGAGGCTGCCCACCTCGGCTGGACCGCGTACGACCCCGCCGTCTGGGGCACCACGATCAACCCGGCGACGAAGCTCGCGATCCTCACCCACGCGTTCGAGGGCTGTGGCCTCGGGCGCGTGAAGTTCCTCGTCGACGACCGGAACCTGCGCTCGCAGGCCGCCGTCGCGCGACTCGGGGCGGTGCGCGAGGGCGTGCTCCGGCGTCACCGGCCGCGCCGCGACGGCACGTGGCGCAACTCCGTCGTCTTCTCGGTCATCGTCGACGAGTGGCCCGCCGTGCGGGCCGGGCTCGAGCGGCGCCTCGGCAGGACGGGTACGCCGCGGCCGTAG
- a CDS encoding lipoate--protein ligase family protein yields MRGEYKVPGGKLVAVDVEVQDGRLRDVHLSGDFFLEPDSALEDINAALDGMPQDAGVEQLAHAIEVALADDVRLVGFTPEAVGIAVRRALGHATSWEDHTFDVIHGPTLHPAMHVALDQVIPEEVAAGRRGPTMRIWEWDAPLVVIGSFQSVKNEVDLEGLARHDMMVVRRISGGGAMFMEPGNCLTYSLVVPGSLVEGLSFERSYAYLDDWVLGALAEVGVNARYVPLNDIASEHGKIGGAAQKRFASGVVLHHVTMSYDIDADKMLEVLRIGREKMSDKGTKSANKRVDPMRSQTGMAREAIIDAFIAHFTGRYRSRMSEFTPEELARAEELVRTKFLDDAWTYRVP; encoded by the coding sequence ATGCGCGGCGAGTACAAGGTCCCGGGCGGCAAGCTGGTCGCCGTCGACGTCGAGGTCCAGGACGGGCGGCTGAGGGACGTCCACCTCTCCGGTGACTTCTTCCTCGAGCCCGACAGCGCCCTCGAGGACATCAACGCCGCGCTCGACGGCATGCCGCAGGACGCCGGCGTCGAGCAGCTGGCCCACGCCATCGAGGTCGCGCTGGCCGACGACGTCCGACTCGTCGGCTTCACGCCGGAGGCCGTGGGGATCGCCGTCCGCCGGGCGCTCGGGCACGCGACGAGCTGGGAGGACCACACGTTCGACGTCATCCACGGGCCGACGCTGCACCCGGCGATGCACGTCGCCCTCGACCAGGTCATTCCCGAGGAGGTCGCCGCCGGTCGGCGCGGGCCCACCATGCGGATCTGGGAGTGGGACGCGCCGCTCGTCGTCATCGGCTCGTTCCAGTCGGTGAAGAACGAGGTCGACCTCGAGGGGCTGGCGCGCCACGACATGATGGTCGTGCGCCGGATCTCCGGCGGCGGGGCGATGTTCATGGAGCCCGGGAACTGCCTCACGTACTCGCTCGTGGTGCCGGGGTCCCTCGTCGAGGGGCTGAGCTTCGAGCGCTCGTACGCCTACCTCGACGACTGGGTGCTCGGGGCGCTCGCCGAGGTGGGCGTCAACGCCCGGTACGTGCCCCTCAACGACATTGCCTCCGAGCACGGCAAGATCGGCGGCGCCGCCCAGAAGCGGTTCGCCTCCGGCGTCGTCCTGCACCACGTGACGATGAGCTACGACATCGACGCCGACAAGATGCTCGAGGTGCTGCGGATCGGCCGCGAGAAGATGTCGGACAAGGGCACGAAGAGCGCGAACAAGCGGGTCGACCCCATGCGCTCGCAGACCGGCATGGCGCGCGAGGCGATCATCGACGCCTTCATCGCCCACTTCACCGGGCGGTACCGCAGCCGGATGTCCGAGTTCACCCCGGAGGAGCTGGCGCGGGCCGAGGAGCTCGTGCGGACGAAGTTCCTCGACGACGCGTGGACCTACCGGGTGCCGTGA
- a CDS encoding LysR family substrate-binding domain-containing protein encodes MRAPFRVTFAPGVIPDKWLRTWTDRMPDAPLEAVAADPTDQLAALHDGACDVAFVRLPIDRDGLHVIPLYREVPVVVVAKDHPVAAFDEIDVTDLVGEHVLHHADEAPEWSGVIGEPTAAELPVQPPTAELPDQEPLTVAQAIEVAASGAGVVLAPMSLARLHHRKDVVHRPVTGLDETPVGIAWRVDNEDPRIETFIGIVRGRTERSSRGGSAAPEDSPRAAATTPAKGKGSGKGSGKGSGAGSGKGSGKASGKQPPSRAARPRGAASRTPRRRSR; translated from the coding sequence ATGCGCGCACCGTTCCGCGTGACGTTCGCGCCCGGGGTCATCCCCGACAAGTGGCTGCGGACCTGGACCGACCGCATGCCCGACGCACCCCTCGAGGCGGTGGCCGCCGACCCCACGGACCAGCTCGCGGCCCTGCACGACGGCGCCTGCGACGTCGCGTTCGTCCGGCTGCCGATCGACCGCGACGGGCTGCACGTCATCCCGCTGTACCGCGAGGTGCCCGTCGTCGTCGTCGCCAAAGACCATCCCGTCGCCGCCTTCGACGAGATCGACGTCACCGACCTGGTCGGCGAGCACGTCCTCCACCATGCCGACGAGGCCCCGGAGTGGTCGGGCGTCATCGGGGAACCGACCGCGGCGGAGCTCCCGGTCCAGCCCCCGACGGCGGAGCTCCCCGACCAGGAGCCCCTCACCGTTGCCCAGGCGATCGAGGTTGCCGCGAGCGGCGCGGGCGTCGTCCTCGCGCCGATGTCGCTGGCGAGGCTGCACCACCGCAAGGACGTCGTCCACCGTCCGGTGACCGGGCTCGACGAGACACCCGTCGGCATCGCCTGGCGGGTCGACAACGAGGACCCGCGCATCGAGACGTTCATCGGGATCGTCCGCGGCCGCACGGAGCGCAGCTCCCGCGGTGGCTCCGCGGCGCCGGAGGACAGTCCGCGCGCGGCCGCGACCACCCCCGCCAAGGGCAAGGGGTCGGGCAAGGGTTCAGGCAAGGGTTCGGGCGCCGGGTCAGGCAAGGGATCAGGCAAGGCGTCGGGCAAGCAGCCCCCGTCGCGCGCGGCCCGCCCGCGCGGCGCAGCCAGCCGCACCCCACGGCGGCGGTCCCGGTAG
- a CDS encoding DUF5997 family protein, whose translation MSTPKPQTMKPQTAARKLGVLLDATPAEFQANDITRTEFDELQAHPPEWLTELRRNGPHPRQEVARRLNISTSGLARGGVTEPLTTEQIKALLVEMPSWLAAERATHAKVREEEARLKARRSAGSGSASPTA comes from the coding sequence ATGAGCACGCCCAAGCCGCAGACCATGAAGCCCCAGACCGCGGCGCGCAAGCTCGGTGTGCTGCTCGACGCCACGCCTGCCGAGTTCCAGGCCAACGACATCACCCGGACCGAGTTCGACGAGCTGCAGGCGCACCCGCCGGAGTGGCTCACCGAGCTTCGCCGCAACGGCCCCCACCCGCGCCAGGAGGTGGCGCGACGGCTCAACATCTCCACGTCCGGCCTCGCGCGTGGTGGCGTCACCGAGCCGCTGACCACCGAGCAGATCAAGGCGCTCCTCGTCGAGATGCCGTCGTGGCTCGCCGCCGAGCGGGCGACCCACGCGAAGGTGCGCGAGGAGGAGGCCCGCCTCAAGGCCCGTCGCAGTGCCGGTTCGGGCTCGGCCAGCCCGACGGCGTAA
- a CDS encoding HNH endonuclease signature motif containing protein yields the protein MTTPVAEALASLQRDAAALAGADIGALAGSALTETLTLLEEVQARVGAVRTRVVAQIEADGTWALGGARSLPAWVREHTGRLEHHAARTVREARALRDHLPAFATAFSAGEITEDHVHVVVRGTTGSPACVTALSHPAIGEDWLLAQARALDAGRFHVVVKNWALRADPGAGDRGWKEETDREEFSLAKTLDGYHGRIWLTEANGALLKTALEASAGRRAKDDARSIAQRRAGALVDLVGATLDNGVLQPGARIRPHLAITATVETLTAIARAQRPRGAGGDDGGSTNSAGHARRESGDGDGGTGHGGDASPPALETKPVSVQALETISAALDYEALVGVAPALLDGSPIPFGLFARLACESRLHRVVFGADSEILDVGREERLFTRGQARGIIARDHHCQFPHCTAPPGQGEIHHSLWWYAHHGDTATKNGILLCRYHHTYVHQHELLIERHRDRWRFARSDGTTHGETPIARTDPPVRV from the coding sequence ATGACGACCCCAGTGGCGGAGGCGCTTGCGTCGTTGCAGCGCGACGCCGCGGCCCTCGCCGGTGCTGACATCGGCGCTCTTGCCGGGAGCGCCCTCACCGAGACGCTGACGCTCCTCGAGGAGGTGCAAGCGCGAGTGGGCGCCGTGCGGACCCGGGTGGTGGCCCAGATCGAGGCCGACGGCACCTGGGCGCTGGGCGGGGCGCGGTCCCTGCCCGCTTGGGTGCGGGAGCACACCGGTCGGCTCGAGCACCACGCCGCCCGGACGGTGCGGGAGGCGAGGGCGCTGCGCGATCACCTGCCGGCCTTCGCCACCGCCTTCTCCGCCGGGGAGATCACTGAGGATCACGTACACGTCGTCGTCCGCGGTACGACAGGCTCCCCCGCTTGTGTCACCGCGCTGAGCCACCCGGCCATCGGCGAGGACTGGCTGCTCGCGCAGGCGCGCGCGCTGGACGCCGGCCGGTTCCACGTCGTGGTGAAGAACTGGGCGCTGCGAGCAGACCCCGGCGCCGGTGACCGCGGATGGAAGGAGGAGACCGACCGGGAGGAGTTCTCCCTGGCCAAGACCCTCGACGGCTACCACGGCCGCATCTGGCTCACCGAGGCGAACGGGGCCCTCCTCAAGACTGCCCTGGAGGCCAGCGCCGGGCGCCGCGCCAAGGACGACGCCCGCAGCATCGCGCAGCGGCGGGCCGGGGCACTCGTCGACCTCGTCGGCGCCACCCTGGACAACGGCGTGCTTCAGCCGGGCGCCCGCATCCGCCCCCATCTGGCCATCACGGCCACGGTCGAGACGCTGACCGCGATCGCGCGCGCCCAACGGCCCCGCGGCGCGGGTGGAGACGACGGCGGCAGCACCAACAGCGCCGGCCACGCCCGCCGCGAGAGCGGCGACGGCGACGGCGGCACGGGCCACGGCGGTGACGCTAGCCCCCCTGCGCTGGAGACCAAGCCCGTGAGCGTGCAAGCCCTCGAGACCATCAGCGCAGCACTGGACTACGAGGCGTTGGTCGGCGTCGCCCCGGCCCTCCTCGACGGGAGCCCGATCCCGTTCGGCCTGTTCGCCCGCCTGGCCTGCGAGTCACGGCTGCACCGCGTGGTCTTCGGTGCCGACTCAGAGATCCTCGACGTCGGGCGGGAAGAGCGCCTCTTCACCCGCGGCCAGGCCCGAGGCATCATCGCGCGCGACCACCACTGCCAGTTCCCGCACTGCACCGCACCGCCCGGACAGGGCGAGATCCACCACTCCCTGTGGTGGTACGCGCATCACGGCGACACCGCCACGAAGAACGGCATCCTCCTGTGCCGGTACCACCACACCTACGTCCACCAGCACGAGCTGCTCATCGAGCGCCACCGCGATCGATGGCGCTTCGCGCGGTCCGACGGCACCACCCACGGCGAGACGCCCATCGCGCGCACGGATCCACCCGTGCGGGTGTGA
- a CDS encoding RNA polymerase sigma factor, whose amino-acid sequence MTQQSREGTDDDVERFRTVFEATYTDLVRFAERRVHPAVAEEVVAEVFLVAWRRRDHQPREVRPWLFGIARNVMLNRRREDRRRLALQVRIRDAPRADDPDDLADRVARHLDLARAWKHLDARDQETIALIAWDRLSAAEAALVVGCSRGTFTVRLHRARARLRGHLEAEPTPTGSLDRANRIDHAERTEGAPR is encoded by the coding sequence ATGACGCAGCAGTCGCGTGAGGGCACCGACGACGACGTCGAGCGCTTCCGCACCGTCTTCGAGGCGACCTACACCGACCTGGTGCGCTTCGCGGAGCGTCGGGTCCATCCCGCGGTGGCGGAGGAAGTGGTCGCGGAGGTGTTCCTCGTCGCGTGGCGACGCCGCGACCACCAGCCCCGGGAGGTGCGGCCCTGGCTCTTCGGCATCGCCCGCAACGTCATGCTCAATCGACGCCGCGAGGACCGCCGGCGCTTAGCGCTCCAGGTACGGATCAGGGACGCGCCGCGGGCGGACGATCCCGACGACCTTGCTGACCGGGTGGCGCGCCACCTCGACCTCGCCCGGGCGTGGAAGCACCTCGACGCGCGGGACCAGGAGACCATCGCGCTCATCGCCTGGGACCGGCTGAGCGCCGCGGAGGCCGCGTTGGTGGTCGGGTGCTCGCGCGGAACCTTCACCGTCCGGCTGCACCGCGCCCGCGCGCGCCTCCGCGGCCACCTCGAGGCCGAGCCAACGCCCACAGGTTCGCTCGACCGAGCGAACCGAATCGATCACGCCGAGCGCACGGAAGGGGCACCACGATGA
- a CDS encoding YggS family pyridoxal phosphate-dependent enzyme yields the protein MTPAPSDLPTRIAAARRRVEAAAGVVGRHPDEIDLLLAVKTQSVDAVRAAIGAGATLLGHNRAQELVAVEPALADLPHSTHFIGRLQSNKVTKVVPLVTCVQTVDERTTAERLDRVAGTADRVLDVFVQVNTSGESTKSGVRPDYAVELAEIVGAQPHLHLRGFMTIGANHPDTEVVRASYERLALLRDEVLGSGAPGTGDARELSMGMSRDLEIAIAAGATMVRLGTAVFGPRPLVG from the coding sequence GTGACGCCCGCGCCCAGCGACCTTCCCACCCGCATCGCCGCCGCGCGCCGACGCGTCGAGGCGGCCGCCGGCGTCGTCGGGCGGCATCCCGACGAGATCGACCTCCTCCTGGCGGTGAAGACCCAGAGCGTCGACGCCGTCCGGGCGGCCATCGGCGCGGGGGCGACGCTGCTGGGCCACAACCGCGCGCAGGAGCTGGTCGCCGTCGAGCCCGCCCTCGCCGACCTCCCCCACTCCACGCACTTCATCGGGCGCCTGCAGTCCAACAAGGTGACCAAGGTCGTCCCGCTCGTCACGTGCGTGCAGACCGTCGACGAGCGGACGACGGCGGAGCGGCTCGACCGGGTGGCGGGGACGGCCGACCGGGTCCTCGACGTCTTCGTGCAGGTCAACACCTCCGGGGAGTCGACGAAGTCCGGGGTGCGCCCGGACTACGCCGTCGAGCTCGCCGAGATCGTGGGCGCCCAGCCGCACCTGCACCTGCGCGGATTCATGACGATCGGCGCGAACCACCCGGACACCGAGGTGGTCCGCGCCTCCTACGAGCGGCTCGCGCTCCTGCGCGACGAGGTGCTCGGCAGCGGCGCTCCCGGGACCGGTGACGCCCGCGAGCTCTCCATGGGGATGAGCCGCGACCTCGAGATCGCCATCGCCGCGGGCGCGACCATGGTGCGTCTCGGGACGGCGGTCTTCGGCCCGCGGCCGCTGGTCGGCTGA
- a CDS encoding HhH-GPD-type base excision DNA repair protein, with translation MDLHLTGDPEADALLTSQPLALLVGMLLDQQVAMETAFVGPKKLVDRLGSLDAAAIAAQDPEEFAAVCATPPAVHRFPGSMAGRIQALCAFLVEHYDGDAAALWTSGEPDGREILRRLQALPGFGKQKAQIFLALLGKQRGLTAPGWREAAGAYGEEDAFRSIADVVDEDSLLRVRETKKAAKAAAKAAKG, from the coding sequence ATGGACCTCCACCTCACCGGCGATCCCGAGGCCGACGCCCTCCTCACCTCCCAGCCGCTCGCCCTGCTCGTCGGGATGCTCCTCGACCAGCAGGTGGCGATGGAGACGGCGTTCGTCGGGCCGAAAAAGCTCGTCGACCGCCTCGGCTCCCTCGACGCCGCGGCCATCGCCGCGCAGGACCCCGAGGAGTTCGCGGCGGTCTGCGCGACCCCGCCCGCGGTCCACCGCTTCCCGGGGTCCATGGCCGGCCGCATCCAGGCCCTCTGCGCCTTCCTCGTCGAGCACTACGACGGCGACGCCGCGGCCCTGTGGACGTCTGGAGAGCCCGACGGCCGGGAGATCCTCCGTCGGCTGCAGGCGCTGCCCGGGTTCGGCAAGCAGAAGGCCCAGATCTTCCTCGCCCTCCTCGGCAAGCAGCGCGGCCTCACCGCCCCCGGGTGGCGCGAGGCGGCGGGGGCGTACGGCGAGGAGGACGCATTCCGCTCGATCGCCGACGTCGTCGACGAGGACTCTCTGCTCCGGGTCCGCGAGACGAAGAAGGCGGCCAAGGCAGCGGCGAAGGCGGCGAAGGGCTGA
- a CDS encoding type II toxin-antitoxin system VapC family toxin, producing the protein MRLLLDTHVLLWWLTDDDSLSSAEKDLIDTAPEVFVSAASVWEISIKQAAGKLSVPDGFSDALSRSGLRELPIRFQHARLAGALPALHRDPFDRMLVAQAQCDQLTLLTRDPAILDYDVATRAV; encoded by the coding sequence GTGAGACTCCTCCTCGACACGCACGTCCTGCTCTGGTGGCTCACGGACGACGACTCCCTCTCCTCCGCGGAGAAGGACCTCATCGACACGGCGCCCGAGGTGTTCGTCAGCGCCGCCAGCGTCTGGGAGATCTCCATCAAGCAGGCGGCGGGCAAGCTGTCGGTGCCGGACGGCTTCAGCGATGCGCTCAGCCGTTCCGGCCTCCGCGAGCTGCCGATCCGTTTCCAGCACGCCCGGCTCGCGGGAGCGCTACCGGCCCTCCACCGGGACCCCTTCGACCGGATGCTCGTTGCTCAGGCCCAGTGCGACCAGCTCACACTGCTGACCCGCGACCCCGCGATCCTTGACTACGACGTCGCCACCCGGGCGGTCTGA